Below is a window of candidate division WOR-3 bacterium DNA.
CTTCGTGCCAAGCCTCATTGGCTAAGACCATAACTCTATTTTCTGCTATATTTTTCTGTTCAATTATTTCAATTGCGCTATTAAGGATTTCCATTTCCATATTTTGTCTTTGAGCATTCTCTTGATTTAATTCGTGAGCAATAAGTTCGGCTTCTTTCTGCTCATCAGTAATAAGGAGCCGAACTGCTTTTTCTGCACAGGAAATTCTACCCGAAGCATTGATTCGGGGCGCAAGAATAAAGCCAACATCATAAGGTGTGATTTCCCTTTTAGATAGACCGGCAACTTTTAATAATGCTTGCAATCCGACTTTCTTGCTTTTGACAATCTGCTTTAAGCCAAATTTAGCCAAAACTCTATTTTCATCAATTAACGGCACAATGTCCGCGATTGTTCCTAAGGCGACTAAATCCAAATGTTCCACTAAATATTCTTTGGGCTGATTTAGGCTTGCTAATAAAGCCCAGGCTAACTTAAACGCAACCCCGACACCGGCTAATTCTCGGAATGGATAGATGGAATCGTGTCGTTTGGGATTAATGATGGCATAAGCCTTGGGCAAAACTTCTTTTGGTTCGTGATGGTCACAAACGATTACATCAATTCCCATTTTTGATGCCATTTCAATCTCAGAAAAATCAGTTGTGCCACAATCCACAGTAATAATGAGATTAAAACCATAAGACTTGGCGTAAAGCACACCAGTATCAGACAGTCCATAACCTTCTTTTTGACGATGCGGAATATAAAAAGAGACTTGTGCGCCCAACAAACGCAATACCCTTAATAACAATGCACTGCCTGAAACACCGTCAACATCATAATCACCATAAATTAGTATTGGCTGTTTCTTTTCGATACATTGAATAATTCGAGATACAGCTTTTTCCATATCTGTGAGTAATTTGGGCTGATGAAGATTAGCTAGTGAGGGATTTAAGAAATCGTAAATTTGCTGATAAGTCTCATATCCACGGTCATAGAGAATTGACACAATAAATTTGGGTAATTTTAATTCCTGGGCTAAGCAGGCAATATTCTCGTTCTGTTCTTGGGAACGACTAACAACCCAAATATAATCTTGATTACTCTTAAATGAATTATTCTTTTTCATTAATTGAACTATAATTGCAAAAAGAATTATCGTCAAGTCTGTTTTCATTAAATAAGTTTTTATTTGTGTGACTTTTGTCTAATGATTTTAGGTTGAACTTTTCAATCTTGACAAATAGTGCTAATCAATTATCA
It encodes the following:
- the recJ gene encoding single-stranded-DNA-specific exonuclease RecJ, which encodes MKKNNSFKSNQDYIWVVSRSQEQNENIACLAQELKLPKFIVSILYDRGYETYQQIYDFLNPSLANLHQPKLLTDMEKAVSRIIQCIEKKQPILIYGDYDVDGVSGSALLLRVLRLLGAQVSFYIPHRQKEGYGLSDTGVLYAKSYGFNLIITVDCGTTDFSEIEMASKMGIDVIVCDHHEPKEVLPKAYAIINPKRHDSIYPFRELAGVGVAFKLAWALLASLNQPKEYLVEHLDLVALGTIADIVPLIDENRVLAKFGLKQIVKSKKVGLQALLKVAGLSKREITPYDVGFILAPRINASGRISCAEKAVRLLITDEQKEAELIAHELNQENAQRQNMEMEILNSAIEIIEQKNIAENRVMVLANEAWHEGVVGIGASRLVDRYFRPTILLTIKEDRAKGSGRSIPGFNLYQALKSCQDSLLSFGGHKYACGVLLAKDKIDEFAEKIQIYAQENLPDEFLQRKLYIDGLISLHEITPELLKIIQKFEPFGQENPCPVFMTSGLEVVGYPRVVGQEHLKFSVRENKDKVLEAIAFGRSDVILKLQKGKENHLDIVYTFDEHCFAGKTKIQLVIKDMKIH